Proteins encoded by one window of Xanthomonas sp. DAR 80977:
- a CDS encoding DMT family transporter, whose translation MPDPDLAPIPARAAPAAATWLGLAFVLVWCTGYIAGKQVVAHAAPFTALLWRFGLTALCFALAAGPSRLKALPRQELARSAVAGVLMLALQFGGVYAAFALGTGSGVAALVIGAMPLLVAWASPWWGGERLRAAQWLGMALGFAGVATVAADRIDGATPWGGWLALLVGLFGIAAGTLYQKRHAAQLDLRVGLAVQNAAATLVLLPLAAWEGFRFQPGVGFAAAMAWLVVVNSIGGFALLFLLLRRGAATRVASLFFLMPPVTAVFGHVLLGEHLTALKLCGFALAALGVWLAGRAR comes from the coding sequence ATGCCCGATCCCGATCTCGCCCCGATCCCCGCCCGCGCGGCGCCTGCCGCCGCGACCTGGCTGGGGCTGGCCTTCGTGCTGGTCTGGTGTACCGGCTATATCGCCGGCAAGCAGGTGGTGGCGCATGCCGCGCCGTTCACCGCGCTGCTGTGGCGCTTCGGCCTGACCGCGCTGTGCTTCGCGCTGGCCGCCGGTCCCTCGCGCCTGAAGGCGCTGCCGCGGCAGGAACTGGCGCGCAGCGCCGTGGCCGGGGTGCTGATGCTGGCCTTGCAGTTCGGCGGGGTGTACGCCGCATTCGCGCTGGGCACCGGCTCCGGCGTGGCCGCGCTGGTGATCGGGGCGATGCCGTTGCTGGTGGCCTGGGCCAGCCCGTGGTGGGGCGGCGAACGCCTGCGCGCGGCGCAATGGCTGGGCATGGCACTGGGCTTCGCCGGCGTCGCCACGGTCGCGGCCGACCGCATCGACGGCGCCACGCCCTGGGGCGGCTGGCTGGCGTTGCTGGTGGGCCTGTTCGGCATCGCCGCCGGCACCCTGTACCAGAAGCGGCATGCCGCGCAGCTCGACCTGCGCGTGGGGCTGGCGGTGCAGAACGCGGCGGCGACGCTGGTGCTGCTGCCGCTGGCGGCGTGGGAAGGCTTCCGTTTCCAGCCCGGCGTCGGCTTCGCCGCGGCGATGGCGTGGCTGGTCGTGGTCAACTCGATCGGCGGCTTCGCGCTGCTGTTCCTGCTGTTGCGGCGCGGCGCCGCCACCCGGGTGGCGAGCCTGTTCTTCCTGATGCCGCCGGTGACCGCGGTGTTCGGCCACGTGCTGCTCGGCGAGCACCTGACCGCGCTGAAGCTGTGCGGTTTCGCGCTGGCGGCGCTGGGCGTGTGGCTGGCCGGGCGCGCGCGCTGA
- a CDS encoding serine hydrolase domain-containing protein: MATGLLGALLPFAMSSTAQTPAPSQPLPPPIYTEATRYTSPTQPLPYRASLPDSKVLPLARDFDVASLEAMAEQLTYGERVPGLAVAIVHNGQVISARGYGVTDVNRPEPVDAHTVFRLASLSKAFAGTMAGLLVNDGTLRWDSKVTDYVPGFQLSDPVATRQLNVADLLSHRVGLTYNAYDRDVESNADYYTLSHKLAYAPLKCAPGECYAYQNVAFSLIGDVVFAASGSFYEQSVERRIFKPLGMNDASMGLAGIQASPRWARPHVRSRNGWVSLMPKPTYYRLAPAAGVNASISDMAQWLIAQTGHRPDVLPAPLLATLHAPLILTPGEMRSGWRRERVNSASYALGWRIFDYSGHQVVFHAGAVQGYRGLVALVPERDLGVAILWNGESGLPSGLLPTILDRAIGLPAQRWLDVDTDFGGDNMMAERPDPKDKKGASASKSVASPH; the protein is encoded by the coding sequence GTGGCAACCGGGTTGCTCGGGGCATTGCTGCCCTTTGCGATGTCCTCCACCGCGCAGACGCCGGCGCCTTCGCAGCCGTTGCCGCCGCCGATCTACACCGAGGCGACGCGCTACACCTCGCCGACCCAACCGCTGCCGTATCGCGCCTCGCTGCCGGACAGCAAGGTGCTGCCGCTGGCCAGGGACTTCGACGTCGCCAGCCTGGAAGCGATGGCCGAGCAGCTCACCTACGGCGAGCGCGTGCCCGGCCTGGCGGTGGCGATCGTCCACAACGGCCAGGTGATCAGCGCGCGCGGCTACGGCGTCACCGACGTCAACCGCCCCGAGCCGGTCGATGCGCACACCGTGTTCCGCCTGGCCTCGCTGTCCAAGGCCTTCGCCGGCACCATGGCCGGCCTGCTGGTCAACGACGGCACCCTGCGCTGGGACAGCAAGGTCACCGACTACGTACCCGGCTTCCAGCTCAGCGACCCGGTCGCCACCCGCCAGTTGAACGTGGCCGACCTGCTCAGCCATCGCGTGGGCCTGACCTACAACGCCTACGACCGCGACGTGGAGTCCAACGCCGACTACTACACGCTCAGCCACAAGCTCGCCTACGCCCCGCTCAAGTGCGCGCCGGGCGAGTGCTACGCCTACCAGAACGTCGCCTTCAGCCTGATCGGCGACGTGGTGTTCGCCGCCTCCGGCAGCTTCTACGAGCAGTCGGTGGAACGCCGCATCTTCAAGCCGCTGGGCATGAACGACGCCAGCATGGGCCTGGCCGGCATCCAGGCCAGCCCGCGCTGGGCGCGTCCGCACGTGCGCAGCCGCAACGGCTGGGTGTCGCTGATGCCCAAGCCCACCTACTACCGGCTGGCCCCGGCGGCCGGCGTCAACGCCAGCATCAGCGACATGGCGCAATGGCTGATCGCGCAGACCGGGCACCGTCCGGACGTGCTGCCGGCGCCGCTGCTGGCGACCCTGCATGCGCCGCTGATCCTCACCCCCGGCGAAATGCGCTCGGGCTGGCGCCGCGAGCGGGTCAACTCGGCCAGCTACGCGCTGGGCTGGCGCATCTTCGATTATTCGGGCCACCAGGTGGTGTTCCATGCCGGCGCGGTGCAGGGCTATCGCGGCCTGGTCGCGCTGGTGCCGGAACGCGACCTGGGCGTGGCGATCCTGTGGAACGGCGAGAGCGGCCTGCCCTCCGGCCTGCTGCCGACCATCCTGGACCGCGCGATCGGCCTGCCGGCGCAGCGCTGGCTGGACGTGGACACCGACTTCGGCGGCGACAACATGATGGCCGAGCGTCCGGACCCGAAGGACAAGAAGGGCGCCTCCGCGTCCAAGTCGGTCGCCTCGCCGCACTGA
- a CDS encoding NfeD family protein gives MRAEVVAWGALTLLLFAAEALAPGAFMLWMGFAAAVVFVAVLLIPDIGLLWQIGAFVVLSFVSIQVYRTWFRGRDRVSDRPLLNRRAEQLIGRVVTLDQPIQAGRGRAKVDDAFWVVGGPDLPAGSAVRIVGVDGMTLLVQAE, from the coding sequence ATGCGCGCCGAGGTGGTGGCGTGGGGCGCGCTGACCTTGCTGCTGTTCGCGGCCGAGGCGCTGGCGCCGGGCGCATTCATGCTGTGGATGGGCTTCGCCGCCGCGGTGGTGTTCGTCGCCGTGCTGCTGATCCCTGACATCGGCCTGCTGTGGCAGATCGGCGCCTTCGTGGTGCTCAGCTTCGTCTCGATCCAGGTGTACCGCACCTGGTTCCGCGGCCGCGACCGGGTCAGCGACCGGCCGTTGCTCAACCGCCGCGCCGAGCAGCTGATCGGCCGGGTGGTGACCCTGGACCAGCCGATCCAGGCCGGCCGCGGCCGCGCCAAGGTCGACGACGCGTTCTGGGTGGTCGGCGGCCCCGACCTGCCGGCCGGCAGCGCGGTGCGCATCGTCGGGGTGGACGGGATGACGTTGCTGGTGCAGGCGGAGTGA
- the gcvH gene encoding glycine cleavage system protein GcvH, with translation MSEIPGDLKFLKSHEWARVEGNGRVTVGISDHAQGLLGDLVYVELPNVGDDVVAGNGVAVVESVKAASDVYSPLSGKVVEVNAALSDKPETINEDAYGEGWIFVLEIAEPEQLNDLLTPDDYAELLEEDGH, from the coding sequence ATGAGCGAGATCCCTGGCGACCTCAAATTCCTCAAGTCCCATGAATGGGCGCGCGTCGAAGGCAACGGACGCGTCACCGTCGGCATCTCCGATCACGCCCAGGGCCTGCTCGGCGACCTGGTCTACGTCGAGCTGCCCAACGTCGGCGACGACGTCGTCGCCGGCAACGGCGTGGCCGTGGTCGAGTCGGTCAAGGCCGCATCGGACGTGTACAGCCCGCTCAGCGGCAAGGTGGTCGAGGTCAACGCCGCGCTCAGCGACAAGCCGGAGACGATCAACGAGGACGCGTACGGCGAAGGCTGGATCTTCGTGCTGGAGATCGCCGAGCCGGAACAGTTGAACGACCTGCTGACGCCGGACGACTACGCCGAGCTGCTCGAGGAAGACGGCCACTGA
- a CDS encoding histone H1-like repetitive region-containing protein, which produces MATKKAAKKKPAAKKAVKKTAAKKPAAKKVSVKKAVKKVAKKVAKKVAKVKKAIKKATAKKTTAKKAVKKTAKKAAAKKTVKKAAPKKAVKKTAKKATAKKAVKKSAAKKPAAKKAVAKKAVAKKKPAARKKKAAPVALPATPAPLI; this is translated from the coding sequence ATGGCCACGAAAAAAGCTGCGAAAAAGAAGCCGGCCGCTAAGAAAGCGGTCAAGAAGACTGCCGCCAAGAAGCCGGCAGCGAAGAAGGTCTCGGTAAAGAAGGCGGTCAAGAAGGTCGCCAAGAAAGTCGCCAAGAAGGTCGCCAAGGTGAAGAAGGCCATCAAGAAGGCCACCGCCAAGAAGACCACCGCGAAGAAGGCGGTAAAGAAGACTGCGAAGAAGGCAGCCGCCAAGAAGACCGTCAAGAAGGCCGCCCCGAAGAAGGCGGTAAAGAAGACCGCGAAGAAGGCCACGGCGAAGAAGGCCGTGAAGAAGTCGGCTGCCAAGAAGCCGGCCGCGAAGAAGGCCGTCGCCAAGAAGGCCGTCGCGAAGAAGAAGCCGGCCGCTCGCAAGAAGAAGGCCGCTCCGGTCGCGCTGCCGGCAACGCCCGCGCCGCTGATCTGA
- a CDS encoding GMC family oxidoreductase gives MYDYIIIGAGSAGCVLANRLSEDRDCKVLLIEAGPRDRNPFIHMPAGLARLTGNRRINWNYLTAPEPALNDRRLWWPRGKVLGGSSSINAMCYVRGVPADYDDWATDGAEGWDWRGVLPYFRRSERNSRGGDALHGGDGPLHVSDLRYHNPLSDVFIAAGQQAGFAHNRDFNGPQQQGVGLYQVTQKDGARCSAAVAYLAPALARANLQVVTDALVLRLLLEGERVVGVAYAQRGAEVQARAAREVLLSAGAVNSPQLLMLSGIGPADELQRHGIAVRLDQPQIGANLQDHLDVCTLYRTRPGVSYDRRNQLKIAFDYFLRGHRGAGSSNIAEAGGFIRSPLAPDARADIQLHFVPAMLDDHGRNRLPGDGFTLHACHLQPRSRGRLALNDADPRTPARIQANYLSDPDGFDLRMLVECARLARRILQQPAFDPWRAAPLLPAREDLDDAGLAAYIRAKAETIYHPIGTCRMGSDAQAVVDPQLRLRGLQGLRVVDASVMPRLVSGNTNGPTMMIAERAADLIRGHRVLRDG, from the coding sequence GTGTACGACTACATCATCATCGGCGCAGGCTCGGCGGGCTGCGTGCTGGCCAACCGGCTCAGCGAGGATCGCGATTGCAAGGTGCTGCTGATCGAGGCCGGGCCGCGCGACCGCAATCCCTTCATCCACATGCCGGCGGGCCTGGCGCGGCTGACCGGCAACCGCCGCATCAACTGGAATTACCTGACCGCGCCGGAGCCGGCCTTGAACGATCGGCGCCTGTGGTGGCCGCGCGGCAAGGTGCTGGGCGGCTCCAGTTCGATCAACGCGATGTGCTACGTGCGCGGCGTGCCCGCCGACTACGACGACTGGGCGACCGACGGCGCCGAGGGCTGGGACTGGCGCGGCGTGCTGCCGTATTTCCGGCGCAGCGAACGCAACAGCCGCGGCGGCGATGCGCTGCACGGCGGCGACGGGCCGCTGCACGTGTCCGACCTGCGCTATCACAACCCGCTGTCCGACGTGTTCATCGCCGCCGGACAGCAGGCCGGCTTCGCCCACAACCGCGATTTCAACGGCCCGCAGCAGCAGGGCGTGGGCCTGTACCAGGTCACCCAGAAGGACGGCGCGCGCTGCTCGGCGGCGGTCGCCTACCTGGCGCCGGCGCTGGCGCGCGCCAACCTGCAGGTGGTCACCGATGCGCTGGTGCTGCGCCTGCTGCTCGAAGGCGAGCGCGTGGTCGGCGTGGCCTACGCGCAGCGCGGCGCCGAAGTGCAGGCGCGGGCCGCGCGCGAGGTGCTGCTCAGCGCCGGCGCGGTGAACTCGCCGCAGCTGCTGATGCTCTCGGGCATCGGTCCGGCCGACGAACTGCAGCGCCACGGCATCGCGGTGCGCCTGGACCAGCCGCAGATCGGCGCCAACCTGCAGGACCACCTGGACGTGTGCACGCTGTACCGCACCCGCCCCGGCGTCAGCTACGACCGCCGCAACCAGCTGAAGATCGCCTTCGACTATTTCCTGCGCGGCCACCGCGGCGCCGGCAGCAGCAACATCGCCGAGGCCGGCGGCTTCATCCGCTCGCCGCTGGCGCCGGACGCGCGCGCCGACATCCAGCTGCATTTCGTGCCGGCGATGCTCGACGACCACGGCCGCAACCGGCTGCCCGGCGACGGCTTCACCCTGCATGCCTGCCACCTGCAGCCGCGCAGCCGCGGCCGCCTGGCGCTCAACGATGCCGACCCGCGCACGCCGGCGCGGATCCAGGCGAACTATCTCAGCGATCCCGACGGCTTCGATCTGCGCATGCTGGTGGAATGCGCGCGCCTGGCGCGGCGCATCCTGCAGCAGCCGGCGTTCGACCCCTGGCGCGCCGCGCCGCTGCTGCCGGCGCGCGAGGACCTGGACGACGCCGGCCTGGCCGCCTACATCCGCGCCAAGGCCGAGACCATCTACCACCCGATCGGCACCTGCCGGATGGGCAGCGATGCGCAGGCAGTGGTCGATCCGCAGCTGCGCCTGCGCGGGCTGCAGGGCCTGCGCGTGGTCGATGCGTCGGTGATGCCGCGCCTGGTCAGCGGCAACACCAACGGCCCGACGATGATGATCGCCGAACGCGCCGCCGACCTGATCCGCGGCCATCGCGTGCTGCGCGACGGCTGA
- the gcvT gene encoding glycine cleavage system aminomethyltransferase GcvT, whose translation MTQKTILNDSHRALGAKMVDFGGWDMPIHYGSQIDEHHQVRRDAGMFDVSHMTVVDLHGAQVRAFLRRLLANSVDKLKLPGKALYTCMLNPQGGVIDDLIVYYMSDTFFRLVVNAATRSKDLAWIGEQAQAFAVEVREREDFAMIAVQGPNARAKAIGLLREDDRAAVQKLGRFAAFEATSADGVPLFVARTGYTGEDGFEIVLPQEQAVAFWNALLQAGVKPAGLGARDTLRLEAGMNLYGQDMDDSVSPYEAALAWTVALDEGRVFVGRDVLETQKANGAPRQMIGLVMDEKGVLRHGQKVLTAQGEGEILSGTFSPTLGKAIAFARVPAGEPGAVRVDIRGKDVPVRVVKFPFVREGQVQPGVLD comes from the coding sequence ATGACCCAAAAGACCATCCTCAACGACAGCCATCGCGCCCTCGGCGCCAAGATGGTCGACTTCGGCGGCTGGGACATGCCGATCCACTACGGCTCGCAGATCGACGAGCACCACCAGGTGCGCCGCGACGCGGGCATGTTCGACGTCAGCCACATGACCGTGGTCGACCTGCACGGCGCGCAGGTGCGCGCGTTCCTGCGCCGCCTGCTGGCCAACTCGGTGGACAAGCTGAAGCTGCCGGGCAAGGCGCTGTACACCTGCATGCTCAACCCGCAGGGCGGGGTGATCGACGACCTGATCGTCTATTACATGTCCGACACGTTCTTCCGCCTGGTGGTCAACGCCGCCACGCGCAGCAAGGACCTGGCCTGGATCGGCGAGCAGGCGCAGGCGTTCGCGGTGGAGGTGCGCGAGCGCGAGGACTTCGCGATGATCGCGGTGCAGGGTCCCAACGCGCGCGCCAAGGCGATCGGCCTGCTGCGCGAGGACGATCGCGCCGCGGTGCAGAAGCTGGGCCGCTTCGCCGCGTTCGAGGCGACCTCGGCCGACGGCGTGCCGCTGTTCGTCGCGCGTACCGGCTACACCGGCGAGGACGGCTTCGAGATCGTGCTGCCGCAGGAGCAGGCGGTGGCGTTCTGGAATGCGCTGCTGCAGGCGGGGGTCAAGCCGGCCGGGCTGGGCGCGCGCGATACGCTGCGCCTGGAGGCCGGCATGAACCTGTACGGGCAGGACATGGACGACAGCGTGTCGCCGTACGAGGCCGCGCTGGCCTGGACCGTGGCGCTGGACGAGGGCCGCGTGTTCGTCGGCCGCGACGTGCTGGAGACGCAGAAGGCCAACGGCGCGCCGCGGCAGATGATCGGCCTGGTGATGGACGAGAAGGGCGTGCTGCGCCACGGCCAGAAGGTGCTGACCGCGCAGGGCGAGGGCGAGATCCTGTCCGGCACGTTCTCGCCGACGCTGGGCAAGGCGATCGCGTTCGCGCGCGTGCCGGCCGGCGAGCCGGGCGCGGTGCGGGTGGACATCCGCGGCAAGGACGTGCCGGTGCGGGTGGTCAAGTTCCCGTTCGTGCGCGAAGGCCAGGTCCAGCCCGGCGTGCTCGACTGA